In the genome of Hydractinia symbiolongicarpus strain clone_291-10 chromosome 5, HSymV2.1, whole genome shotgun sequence, one region contains:
- the LOC130645941 gene encoding uncharacterized protein LOC130645941, with protein sequence MLSRNQKNVYRELWLKTVVTFLTFAAVACGSKMLTECDHPLEPIGCFKDVFKDRAMLNLTLNERKQIDWKNWKNYLPEFICRCAKAAYEKGYSVIGIQFYGECWAGDEAHLDYDKHGPSDTCVDTRFKRNEKNNSKCEPYSGTDLSNYVYRIAPTACKTYYEPLGCYKDNLAARTIPNYILTERDYTVSPQYQGNLIQWDQWQTYNPAMICRCATAALQKGHDIFAIQFWGECWSGKKSESKYAKLGESNQCRDNFFKPCPCNSYHCVGKAKTNYVYKLVDGPKKN encoded by the exons ATGCTAAGTCGtaatcaaaaaaatgtttataggGAGCTTTGGTTGAAGACAGTTGTGACATTCTTAACATTTGCTGCAGTTGCATGTGGATCAAAAATGC taacCGAGTGTGATCATCCTCTTGAGCCCATCGGTtgtttcaaagatgtttttaaaGATAGAGCAATGCTCAATTTG ACTTTAAACGAACGTAAACAAATCGATTggaaaaattggaaaaattaCCTTCCTGAATTTATTTGCAG ATGCGCAAAAGCTGCTTATGAAAAGGGTTACAGTGTGATTGGTATTCAGTTTTACGGAGAATGTTGGGCTGGTGATGAAGCACATTTGGATTACGATAAACATGGTCCATCAGACACGTGTGTCGACACACGGTTTAAGAGGAATGAGAAAAATAACTCCAAATGCGAACCTTACTCCGGGACTGATCTTTCAAACTATGTGTACAGAATCGCACCAACAG CTTGCAAGACATACTACGAACCGCTCGGTTGTTATAAAGACAACTTAGCAGCAAGAACGATTCCGAACTACATCCTCACCGAACGGGACTATACTGTATCTCCACAGTACCAAGGTAATCTCATTCAGTGGGATCAATGGCAGACGTACAACCCAGCTATGATTTGCAGATGTGCAACCGCAGCGCTTCAGAAAGGTCATGATATATTTGCTATCCAATTCTGGG GTGAATGCTGGAGTGGTAAGAAAAGTGAAAGTAAATACGCCAAACTTGGAGAGTCAAATCAATGCAGAGACAACTTCTTCAAACCATGTCCATGCAATTCATATCATTGCGTGGGAAAAGCCAAAACCAACTATGTATACAAACTTGTAGATGGACCAAAGAAGAATTAA
- the LOC130644596 gene encoding adhesion G protein-coupled receptor A2-like produces the protein MNKTIPVILYILCCCGQLTFCADAKCPVLPKGCKCSVKKNKLGVRILCNGLQTIPFQDLPSELNADIEISRNKIKYINKTSFPHPNRIRKLVLKDNSIQHIASGSFTGFNTLRKLDLSGNKVSQITHSTFQGLQDISLNSLDLRKNRIVSISKRAFNGMKIDKLFLNEQLNIYNKKMSIIIYEDFLTLSLIKTVNLDDINLSCDCNLKWLTTWLHNGDKHVISKKSMCFYPAQLRGRLIQDLTPDWKCGEHNLVFPQLDIQPSVNQYVFKNDSFIASCQSPWLPKAEMEWFSDGSKVIPKSGDVDIQHLRDIYTASYTSTVHIKRLNWKSNTKMTCRLTVRGSGEIKTSVNLFISSFDASSNYCLPDVTNTERGTMAWPTTLDGATVQSSCPFSGSGVAVAYRTCSRGTWSSVNAVNCYFSRNTTAELQKFYLMASERDFRKIKYTGNRFSFYFTRNYLSIKTKYDLYFVYKTLFEIMKTYENSNGSYARFFWSSVGLLAESHIELSTMGDVLYGKTGGWRFCDLLKLFVVQESTKVGKPFTIDDHNLVAGISYKQKPKDPIECATLSEPKTQHLQVACGNNTATKMSTVSFQVALGSKANQVRITSIAFNVTTFFQSKNKNYSFIASPIVGLEVYDSPLQRNHNTSKHFLVSFKPESLKYHKNPKLVFWKESLGWTESKDCTSLTLFTNLTQFQCIFPSQFFDNMVYFSLAMDKFVPVRLKANYMEAILYVGAVLSCLLLCATLLVYMLFRQLRYNRSDAATLMNLCLALIFTEIIFAVGIHRTDHKLLCQGVAVVLHYFMLSTLIWLGCGALVLIQMLRKYARSVSEEYDPVLKYYLVAWGIPLIICSITVATLKDGPDDLAYCWLPRNTSLGAFVVPAGLFFVTDFILLCYLHALINRVFPEPLEPVTKEEPVDRDKCNPKSCKYKLKAAEKLVNGTPKREELLHFLHGSLFVLLFFILTFTCTLMMYAYKTSSSRYLYYFFCYAAAIFNLCIGAAIFLYHFFKRKDAVNYVTQFVAHLRHQKHAPGTELEELINLAENHTPTIERNSTNLDHAYERSDIVSEHNSNNLDMTHGVYGLSDQLQSEGSQIIASVRVETAPAYDGRGESLDELDNVNKRSSNAISLSANESDANIGNPVKETLDKRFNKTQQSQSELSDADKRSNGGQNSIGECSLTSSRTKRVRPKNPDIPENIKSFVPENWRPARRREKKGGSYYPYFLSETAPVTASLAYSSKSSSLASTTVSGVPLYINKKRAANNLAMYNDLFANNRPQINPMAPIRQPLPPNIPMHIVPGPGYPMHVPPSPGYSHINSHQTHAGLTMLNPVQEQNVSPSSIDSNSPDMALNNNKPDIEYKVDEKQTNDNINGNTDKVDEIEDEEEEEELPVVVAPIIYVPMPHVTKKQFEWRSETTV, from the exons ATGAATAAAACCATCCCagttattttgtatatattgtgTTGTTGTGGACAGTTGACCTTTTGTGCAGATGCTAAATGTCCAGTACTGCCTAAAGGATGCAAatgtagtgttaaaaaaaacaagctaGGTGTTCGCATATTGTGCAATGGCTTGCAGACAATACCATTCCAGGACTTACCAAGCGAGTTAAATGCAGATAT agAAATTTCTAGAAACAAGATAAAGTATAtaaacaaaacttcatttcCTCATCCCAACCGAATACGAAAATT AGTGCTGAAAGATAATTCAATTCAACATATAGCGTCTGGTTCATTCACTGGGTTTAACACATTAAGGAAGCT TGACTTATCTGGAAATAAAGTTTCACAAATAACACATTCAACATTTCAAGGACTTCAAGATATATCACTAAATTCTCT GGATTTGCGTAAAAATAGGATTGTATCAATCTCAAAACGGGCATTCAATGGAATGAAAATTGACAAATT atttttaaatgaacagcTCAATATTTATAACAAGAAAATGTCAATCATTATATATGAAGATTTCTTAACATTATCTTTGATTAAAACAGT AAATTTAGATGATATTAATCTTTCATGTGACTGCAATCTGAAATGGCTGACAACTTGGCTACACAATGGTGACAAACATGTGATTTCGAAAAAGTCCATGTGTTTTTATCCAGCTCAACTACGTGGAAGGTTGATTCAAGATTTAACACCTGATTGGAAATGTG gCGAACACAATCTGGTATTTCCACAACTGGATATTCAACCGTCAGTgaaccaatatgtatttaaaaaCGATTCATTCATTGCCTCTTGTCAGTCACCATGGCTACCAAAAGCTGAGATGGAATGGTTTAGTGATGGTAGCAAAGTAATACCAAAATCTGGGGATGTTGACATTCAACACTTAAGAGATATTTATACTGCTTCATATACAAGCACAGTACATATTAAAAG ATTAAATTGGAAAAGCAACACTAAAATGACTTGCCGTTTGACTGTTCGTGGTTCTGGGGAAATCAAAACATCTGTGAATTTGTTCATTTCTTCATTTGATGCATCATCAAATTATTGTTTGCCTGATGTCACAAACACTGAACGTGGAACAATGGCTTGGCCTACCACATTAGATGGTGCTACTGTGCAGTCTTCCTGTCCTTTCAGCGGATCAGGAGTGGCAGTAGCGTATCGTACTTGCAGCAGAGGAACATGGAGTTCAGTGAACGCTGTTAATTGTTATTTTTCACGTAATACAACTGCAGAACTGCAAAAATTTTACTTG ATGGCGAGTGAACGtgattttagaaaaattaaataCACTGGCAACCGGTTTAGTTTCTACTTCACGCGCAATTATCTGTCGATTAAAACCAAATATGACCTCTACTTTGTATATAAGACATTATTTGAAATCATGAAAACTTATGAGAATTCTAATGGCTCG tatGCTCGATTCTTCTGGAGTTCAGTTGGTTTGCTTGCAGAAAGTCATATTGAATTGAGTACTATGGGAGATGTTCTTTATGGTAAAACTGGTGGTTGGAG ATTCTGTGATTTACTCAAGTTATTTGTTGTGCAAGAGTCCACCAAAGTGGGTAAACCATTTACAATAGACGATCACAACCTTGTTGCAGGGATATCATACAAACAAAAGCCAAAAGATCCAATTGAGTGCGCTACATTATCTGAACCAAAAACACAGCATCTACAAGTTGCCTGTGGAAATAATACAGCCACTAAG ATGTCTACTGTATCTTTCCAAGTAGCTCTTGGGTCGAAAGCAAATCAAGTTCGTATCACAAGTATTGCATTTAACGTCACCACTTTCTTTCAATCAAAAAACAAGAACTATTCTTTTATTGCAAGTCCTATAGTTGGCTTGGAAGTGTATG ATTCTCCATTACAAAGGAATCATAACACATCTAAACATTTTTTGGTGTCTTTTAAACCCGAGTCC TTGAAATACCATAAAAACCCCAAACTTGTGTTTTGGAAAGAGAGTTTAG GTTGGACAGAATCAAAGGATTGCACTAGTCTGACTCTCTTCACAAACCTCACTCAGTTTCAATGTATATTTCCTTCGCAGTTTTTCGACAACATGGTGTATTTTAGTCTGGCAATG GATAAATTTGTACCTGTTCGCTTAAAAGCAAACTATATGGAAGCTATACTATACGTTGGAGCTGTACTATCCTGTCTCCTTCTTTGCGCAACACTGCTCGTCTATATGTTGTTCAG ACAATTACGATACAACCGAAGTGACGCAGCCACTCTTATGAACCTGTGCTTAGCCTTAATCTTCACAGAAATCATCTTTGCTGTCGGTATACACAGAACTGATCATAAGTTACTCTGTCAAGGTGTTGCTGTTGTCCTTCATTATTTCATGTTATCCACGCTTATATGGCTTGGATGTGGAGCCCTGGTACTCATTCAAATGCTAAGGAAATACGCTCGTTCAGTGAGTGAAGAATATGATCCAGTGTTGAAATACTATCTGGTAGCCTGGG GTATACCTCTCATCATATGCAGCATAACTGTTGCAACTTTAAAAGATGGACCAGACGATCTCGCGTA cTGTTGGCTGCCACGCAACACGTCTCTTGGCGCTTTTGTCGTTCCGGCTGGTCTTTTTTTCGTGACTGATTTCATTCTATTATGTTACTTACATGCTTTGATCAATCGAGTTTTTCCGGAACCGTTAGAACCAGTTACGAAAGAAGAACCGGTTGATCGAGACAAATGTAATCCGAAGAGTTGCAAATACAAATTAAAGGCAGCTGAAAAGTTAGTGAATGGGACGCCAAAACGTGAAGAACTACTGCATTTTTTGCATGGAAGTTTGTTCGTTctacttttctttattttgacgTTCACATGCACGTTAATGATGTATGCTTACAAGACTTCTTCCTCTCGCTATTTATACTATTTCTTCTGTTACGCTGCTGCGATTTTCAATCTGTGTATAGGCGCAGCTATATTTTTATACCACTTCTTCAAAAGAAAAGACGCTGTTAACTATGTAACTCAGTTTGTAGCACACCTTCGCCATCAAAAGCACGCACCAGGAACTGAATTGGAAGAATTAATCAACTTAGCTGAAAACCACACGCCTACAATCGAAAGAAACTCGACTAATCTCGATCATGCTTACGAACGTTCAGATATCGTGTCGGAGCATAACTCGAACAATCTCGATATGACACATGGCGTGTACGGCCTCAGTGATCAACTTCAGTCAGAAGGTTCGCAAATTATCGCTTCGGTTCGTGTTGAAACTGCCCCCGCGTATGACGGTCGGGGCGAATCGTTGGATGAGTTGGATAACGTAAACAAACGGTCTTCAAACGCGATCAGTTTATCCGCCAATGAATCCGATGCAAATATCGGAAATCCAGTCAAAGAAACTTTAGACAAAAGGTTTAATAAGACCCAACAAAGTCAGTCAGAACTAAGCGATGCCGACAAAAGATCGAACGGAGGCCAAAACTCCATCGGAGAGTGTTCATTAACATCTTCTAGAACAAAAAGAGTACGGCCGAAGAATCCcgatataccggaaaatattaAATCATTTGTGCCAGAAAACTGGCGTCCTGCAAGGCGTCGTGAAAAGAAAGGAGGCTCGTATTATCCTTATTTTCTGTCTGAAACTGCGCCTGTAACGGCTTCTCTTGCATATAGCTCTAAATCAAGCTCCTTAGCAAGTACAACTGTAAGTGGTGTACCATTATATATCAACAAAAAGCGTGCAGCTAATAATTTAGCTATGTACAATGATTTATTTGCGAATAACAGACCTCAAATCAACCCGATGGCTCCAATAAGACAACCCCTCCCACCTAATATTCCAATGCATATAGTGCCAGGGCCTGGCTACCCAATGCATGTTCCGCCCAGTCCTGGGTATTCACATATTAACAGCCATCAAACTCATGCTGGTTTGACCATGTTAAACCCAGTGCAAGAGCAAAATGTGTCGCCCTCTTCAATTGATTCAAATTCACCCGATATGGCGTTAAATAATAACAAACCAGACATTGAATATAAGGTtgatgaaaaacaaacaaatgataATATTAATGGTAATACTGATAAAGTTGATGAAatagaagatgaagaagaagaagaggaactTCCTGTAGTGGTTGCACCAATCATTTACGTTCCAATGCCACACGTGACTAAGAAACAGTTTGAATGGCGTAGTGAAACAACGGTGTGA